One Ctenopharyngodon idella isolate HZGC_01 chromosome 9, HZGC01, whole genome shotgun sequence DNA window includes the following coding sequences:
- the vtcn1 gene encoding V-set domain-containing T-cell activation inhibitor 1 — protein sequence MATIGQIIFTSMIVLIVVISGLIIFILAIAFSVSQGTVESSSPSTVGNLEEDVVLDCRFLSSSGNEQFSDVSITWLKDALSGVVYEYKNKAAQLQGQNEQFKNRAQLFSAAISTGNASLLLRNVKMEDEGVYRCTVNAPKVSGTTSINLRVAAFTAPTFTQLKNGSLFAEAHKWFPQPEVSWSSPSGQLLNSSTFFNISAGIMQVASVLEDPVKENDTYICIIQNSLVKAISEATVTENRVTERTNFILNAASTKVSSLHLLFTVILILSVIQTRLSSG from the exons ATGGCTACAATTGGACAAATAATCTTTACAAG TATGATTGTTCTGATAGTAGTAATTTCTGGactcatcattttcattttggctATTGCATTCTCAG TGTCCCAAGGTACTGTTGAGAGCAGTAGCCCCTCTACTGTGGGGAATCTTGAGGAGGATGTGGTCCTGGATTGCAGGTTTCTTAGCAGCAGTGGCAATGAGCAATTCAGTGATGTATCAATTACTTGGCTAAAAGATGCTCTCAGTGGTGTGGTCTATGAATACAAGAACAAAGCAGCCCAGCTCCAGGGGCAGAACGAACAGTTCAAAAACAGGGCTCAACTGTTCTCAGCTGCTATATCAACGGGGAACGCTTCCCTTCTGCTGAGAAATGTGAAGATGGAGGATGAGGGTGTGTATCGCTGCACTGTCAATGCACCAAAAGTCTCAGGGACTACCAGCATTAACCTCAGAGTGGCTG CTTTCACAGCTCCCACATTTACTCAACTGAAAAATGGCTCTCTATTCGCTGAGGCTCATAAATGGTTTCCCCAACCGGAGGTCAGCTGGTCGAGTCCAAGTGGGCAGCTTTTAAACAGCAGCacttttttcaacatctctGCTGGAATCATGCAAGTTGCTAGTGTCCTTGAAGACCCAGTAAAAGAGAATGACACATACATCTGTATTATCCAGAACAGTCTTGTGAAAGCTATCTCAGAGGCAACCGTAACAG AAAACAGAGTGACGGAGAGGACAAACTTCATTTTGAATGCTGCATCTACAAAAGTATCATCCTTACATCTTCTGTTCACAGTCATCCTTATTCTCTCTGTAATCCAGACACGTCTCTCCAGTGGTTGA
- the trim45 gene encoding tripartite motif-containing protein 45 has translation MSLCKERLVQEEIRETVLSKSNGDTGKKSRAVCGVCNRMYRDPKILPCLHTFCADCVRQLEPFSVRRVNGERRSPEEDAHGHKSGSTILCPECDSEVNLPPSGVDGLTTDHLALDEVFTETLLVDSSVLCDLCSDSGAGKRCEVCCVNLCDFCSQAHRRQKRTSSHSIQSLQELKSQGRLTRPVLCSLHPGQELRLFCEPCDLTVCLECAATFHRDHHCSSAHEVISRHGDRIRDLVVRSLRPRLARLEDSLRCVDTSQEALQARTDTLAGEIRAFARSYANAVEAHCCSLLRSLEELKLQRRNQLHLQKAQLQQALSDVRGGVDFAERLLTCGSDAEILSAKGVTMRRLMNLVESGYDPHPTTIAHDNASSICFLPQESAGEVEGFPVVGVVHAKTVDPSKCSIQGEGVERGREGQRGEFTLVCRDSSGEQMGRGGDPVLVSIVHKERKGCSVEALVVDNSDGSYRVSYTPAEAGLYSVWVCVKAQHVQGSPFVLNVKRKFRRHRGIFHCCSFCSSGGAKEARCGCTGTMPGGFQGCGHGHKGHPGKPHWSCCGSLVEASECILHNLGTVSPRGHLRTVEL, from the exons ATGTCACTTTGCAAAGAGCGTTTAGTTCAAGAAGAAATTAGAGAAACAGTCTTGAGTAAAAGCAATGGGGACACGGGAAAGAAGTCCAGAGCGGTCTGTGGTGTTTGTAATCGGATGTATCGAGACCCTAAAATCCTGCCTTGCTTGCACACGTTCTGCGCGGACTGCGTTCGCCAGCTCGAGCCGTTTTCTGTGCGTCGGGTGAACGGGGAACGACGCTCGCCTGAAGAAGACGCGCACGGGCACAAATCTGGCTCAACAATCCTGTGTCCCGAGTGCGATTCAGAGGTGAATCTGCCGCCATCAGGTGTGGATGGGCTGACCACTGATCATCTTGCGCTGGACGAGGTTTTCACGGAGACACTGCTAGTGGACAGCAGCGTTTTGTGCGACTTGTGCAGCGACAGTGGCGCGGGGAAACGCTGTGAGGTGTGCTGTGTCAACCTCTGCGACTTCTGCAGTCAGGCCCACAG GAGACAGAAGAGGACCTCCTCTCACTCTATCCAAAGCCTACAGGAGCTGAAATCTCAGGGTCGTCTCACTAGACCAGTCCTGTGCTCGCTGCATCCTGGTCAGGAGTTACGGCTCTTCTGCGAGCCATGTGACCTCACTGTGTGCCTGGAGTGTGCGGCCACCTTTCACCGCGACCACCACTGCAGCTCTGCCCATGAGGTCATCAGTCGCCATGGAGATCGCATCAGGGATTTGGTCGTTAGGAGCTTAAGGCCTCGTCTTGCTCGTCTGGAGGATTCACTGAGATGCGTGGACACATCCCAAGAGGCTTTGCAGGCACGGACTGACACGTTGGCGGGTGAGATTCGGGCGTTTGCTCGGAGTTACGCCAATGCGGTTGAGGCACATTGCTGTTCACTACTGCGGTCACTGGAGGAGTTGAAATTGCAGCGCAGGAACCAACTTCATCTGCAGAAGGCTCAACTGCAGCAGGCCTTGTCTGACGTCCGCGGTGGAGTGGACTTTGCAGAACGCCTGCTCACGTGCGGTTCAGATGCCGAAATCCTCAGTGCCAAAGGTGTTACAATGAGGAGACTGATGAACCTTGTGGAGTCAGGATACGATCCACACCCAACGACGATCGCCCATGATAATGCCAGCAGCATCTGTTTCCTTCCTCAGGAGAgtgctggggaggtggagggattTCCTGTGGTTGGAGTTGTACATGCCAAGACTGTGGATCCCAGCAAGTGCAGTATCCAGGGTGAAG GTGTGGAGCGAGGTCGTGAAGGCCAGCGGGGCGAGTTCACTCTGGTTTGCAGGGACTCCTCTGGAGAGCAGATGGGCCGAGGTGGAGACCCCGTGCTGGTCAGTATAGTGCACAAGGAGAGGAAGGGCTG CTCTGTGGAGGCACTAGTGGTGGATAACAGCGATGGCTCCTATCGTGTGTCCTACACCCCTGCTGAAGCAGGTCTTTACTCTGTGTGGGTCTGTGTTAAAGCACAACATGTCCAg GGATCACCTTTCGTGCTAAATGTGAAGAGGAAGTTCAGACGTCACCGTGGCATATTCCATTGCTGTTCCTTCTGCTCTAGCGGGGGCGCTAAAGAGGCACGCTGTGGCTGCACAGGGACCATGCCAG GAGGGTTTCAGGGCTGTGGACATGGTCATAAAGGACACCCCGGTAAGCCCCACTGGTCATGTTGTGGCAGTTTAGTGGAGGCTTCAGAGTGCATTCTACACAACCTGGGCACCGTTTCTCCTCGTGGACATCTCCGGACTGTGGAGCTCTGA